A single genomic interval of Terriglobus albidus harbors:
- a CDS encoding DUF5996 family protein yields the protein MQPTETDVPIRSSDVWPALPQTAWSETCATLQLWMQIVGKVRLALMPTINHTWNVTLYPTVRGLTTSPMPHGTRMLQIDFDFMEHVLLLETSEGGRSTIPLKPMTVAAFYQQVMAELDGLGTSVRIWHMPVEIAQPVPFEKDHTHQTYDAEYAQRFWRILLQTTRVFTIFRARFTGKVSPIHLFWRAMDLACTRFSGRAAPEHPGLAGLPDRVTRDAYSHEVSSCGFWPGAPGIEPLFYSYAYPEPPGYAQSAIAPVHASFDSSLGEFVLPYEDVRRSADPDSTLLQFLQSTYDAAANCARWDRTALEVVPSNR from the coding sequence AACTGAAACCGATGTGCCAATCCGTTCCAGTGATGTCTGGCCAGCTTTGCCACAGACGGCGTGGAGTGAGACCTGCGCCACTCTGCAGCTCTGGATGCAGATCGTTGGTAAGGTCCGGCTTGCACTCATGCCGACGATCAATCACACCTGGAATGTGACGCTCTATCCTACTGTTCGCGGGCTCACGACCTCGCCTATGCCACACGGCACGCGCATGCTGCAAATCGACTTCGATTTCATGGAGCACGTGCTGCTGCTCGAAACCAGCGAAGGCGGCCGCAGCACTATACCTCTCAAGCCCATGACCGTCGCTGCGTTCTACCAGCAGGTGATGGCCGAGCTCGATGGACTCGGCACTTCAGTGCGCATCTGGCACATGCCGGTTGAGATTGCGCAGCCTGTTCCTTTCGAGAAGGACCACACGCACCAAACGTACGACGCTGAATATGCGCAGCGCTTCTGGCGCATTCTGCTACAAACGACGCGGGTTTTCACCATCTTTCGCGCTCGATTCACAGGTAAGGTGAGCCCGATCCACCTCTTCTGGCGAGCGATGGATCTGGCTTGTACTCGCTTCTCGGGCCGCGCTGCGCCAGAGCACCCGGGCCTGGCTGGCCTGCCCGATCGCGTCACGCGTGACGCTTATTCGCACGAAGTCAGCAGCTGCGGATTCTGGCCGGGTGCGCCCGGCATAGAGCCGCTTTTTTATAGCTACGCGTATCCAGAACCGCCTGGCTATGCGCAGAGCGCCATCGCGCCCGTCCACGCTTCCTTTGACTCTTCGCTTGGCGAGTTCGTGCTGCCCTATGAAGATGTGCGCCGATCTGCAGATCCTGACTCTACCCTGCTTCAGTTTCTGCAGAGCACGTATGACGCAGCCGCGAACTGTGCCCGATGGGACCGAACCGCCCTCGAAGTCGTACCGAGTAATCGCTGA